TGCTTGACGAGAACGGCAAGCCGATCAAGGAAGCAGGTCCGGCCATTCCGGTCGAGATCCTGGGTCTTGACGGTACGCCGGACGCTGGCGACGAGATGAGCGTGGTTGCCGACGAGAAGAAAGCCCGTGAAGTGGCTCTGTTCCGTCAAGGCAAGTTCCGCGAAGTCAAACTGGCTCGCGCTCACGCCGGCAAGCTGGAAAACATCTTCGAAAACATGGGCCAGGAAGAGAAGAAGACGCTCAACATCGTCCTCAAATCCGACGTCCGTGGTTCGCTGGAAGCTTTGCAGGGCGCTCTGAACGGCCTGGGCAACGACGAAGTGCAAGTGCGCGTAGTCGGTGGCGGTGTCGGTGGTATCACCGAATCCGACGCCAACCTGGCACTGGCTTCCAACGCTGTACTGTTCGGCTTCAACGTGCGTGCCGATGCTGGCGCACGGAAGATCGTCGAGCAGGAAGGTCTGGACATGCGTTACTACAACGTGATCTACGACATCATCGAAGACGTCAAGAAAGCCCTGACCGGCATGCTCGGCAGCGATGTTCGCGAGAACATCCTGGGTGTGGCCGAAGTGCGTGATGTGTTCCGTTCGCCGAAGTTTGGCGCGATCGCCGGTTGCATGGTGATCGAAGGTGTTGTGCACCGTAACCGTCCGATCCGTGTACTGCGTGAAGACATCGTTATCTTCGAAGGCGAGCTGGAATCCCTGCGCCGCTTCAAGGATGACGCTTCCGAAGTACGTGCCGGCATGGAATGCGGTATCGGCGTGAAGAGCTACAACGACGTCAAAGTCGGTGACAAGATCGAAGTCTTCGAGAAGGTTCAGGTTGCTCGCAGCCTCTGACTCGCGCACTTCAAGGGCCACGCCGAGCCGCCGCATGCAGATGCGCGCCACGGCGTCAGGACTCTAAACGCAACGCCCGGTCTGGCTTTTGTCAGGCCGGGCGTTTGCCGCTTTCAGACCTTGCGGGTTTCACCGTGGGGCAGTAACAGGTAACAAAATCATGGCAAAAGAATACAGCCGTACCCAACGTATCGGCGATCAGATGCAGCGTGAGCTGGCCCAACTGATCCGTCGTGAAGTCAAAGACCCGCGCGTCGGCCTGGTCACCATTACCGCTGTGGAAGTCAGCCGTGACGTCGGTCACGCGAAGATCTTCATCACCGTGATGGGGCAGGACAGCGCCGAAGACATCGCGCAAAGCATTAAGGTGCTCAACGCTGCCGCAGGTTTCCTGCGCATGCAGCTGGCCCGTGAAATGAAGCTGCGCAGCGTGCCGCAATTGCACTTCCACTACGACGAAAGCGTCGTGCGTGGCGCGCATCTGTCGGCCCTGATCGAGCGCGCCGTGGCTGAGGACAATCAGCACGTGGTCGCTGCACCTGAAGACACCAAGGAGTAATTCGGTGGCTCAGGTCAAACGTATCCGTCGTAACGTCAGCGGTATCATCCTGCTCGACAAGCCGCTGGGGTTCACCTCCAACGCCGCGTTGCAGAAGGTTCGCTGGTTGCTCAACGCCGAGAAGGCCGGTCACACCGGCAGTCTCGACCCGCTGGCCACCGGTGTCTTGCCGCTGTGCTTTGGCGAGGCAACGAAGTTCTCGCAGTACCTGCTCGATTCCGACAAGGGTTACGAAACCCTGGCGCAACTGGGCAAGACCACCACCACGGCGGACGCCGAGGGTGAGGTTTTGCAGGAGCGCCCGGTGACCGTTGGTCGCGCCGATGTCGAAGCGGTTCTGCCGAAATTTCGTGGGCAAATCAGTCAGATACCGCCGATGTACTCGGCACTCAAGCGTGACGGTCAGCCGCTGTACAAGCTGGCCCGTGCAGGCGAAGTAGTGGAGCGCGAACCGCGTTCTGTTACTATTGCGCGCTTGGAATTGCTGGCCTTCGAAGGCGATACTGCGCGTCTTGCGGTGGATTGCAGCAAGGGCACCTATATCCGCACCCTGGTGGAGGATATCGGTGAGCAACTCGGTTGTGGTGCGTACGTCGCAGAACTGCGTCGTACCCAGGCCGGGCCTTTCACCCTGGCGCAGACCGTGACCCTCGAAGAGCTGGAAGCGGTACATGCCGAAGGCGGCAACGAAGCGGTCGACCGCTTCCTGATGCCATCGGACAGCGGCCTGCAGGATTGGCCGCTGCTGCACTTCTCCGAAGCGAGTGCGTTCTACTGGCTCAACGGCCAGCCGGTACGCGCCCCGGATGCTCCGAAGTTCGGCATGGTACGGGTACAGGATCACAATGGTCGCTTCATCGGTATCGGTGAAGTGAGCGAAGACGGGCGCATCGCGCCGCGTCGACTGATTCGGTCAGAATGACCGAACGAGTGTGGCTGTTAACAGGCACGGTCACTACTCATTTATAGATACAGGGATTTGTCCCTGGCCTGTTGAAACTGTTTTTGAAACAGTTTCCTGATAAAAGGATTGCCTCATGGCTCTCGACGTTCAAGAAAAAGCTCAAATCGTTGCCGACTACCAGCAAGCTGTTGGTGATACTGGTTCGCCAGAAGTGCAAGTTGCACTGCTGACCGCCAACATCAACAAACTGCAAGGTCACTTCAAGGCCAACGGTAAAGACCACCACTCCCGTCGTGGTCTGATCCGCATGGTAAACCAGCGTCGTAAGCTGCTGGATTACCTGAAAGGCAAAGATCTGAGCCGTTACAGCGCTCTGATCGGCCGCCTGGGTCTGCGTCGCTAATCAGCGATTGCGCTATGAGGTTGGTGGTCTGTCAGGCATCAGCGGTTTTCCGCTGGTGGCTGGCAGGCTCCCAGCCTCAAGTTTTATCTGCACTACCGTTTTACCCGGACAGTCAGCGGGCCGATTCCCGACATTGCCCAAGAATTTCGCAAGAAACCAGTTCCCCCAAGAGCCACAAAGAAGGTAGGACACCGTGAACCCGGTAATCAAAAAATTCCAGTTCGGTCAGTCGACCGTTACCCTCGAGACTGGCCGTATCGCCCGTCAGGCCTCCGGCGCAGTATTGGTCACCGTTGACGACGACGTCAGCGTATTGGTGACCGTAGTCGGTGCCAAGCAAGCCGATCCAGGCAAGGGCTTCTTCCCTCTGTCCGTTCACTACCAGGAAAAGACTTACGCTGCCGGTAAGATCCCTGGCGGTTTCTTCAAGCGTGAAGGCCGTCCTTCCGAGAAAGAAACCCTGACTTCCCGACTGATCGACCGTCCGATCCGTCCGCTGTTCCCGGAAGGCTTCATGAACGAAGTGCAGGTTGTCTGCACCGTCGTTT
The Pseudomonas fluorescens genome window above contains:
- the rpsO gene encoding 30S ribosomal protein S15 gives rise to the protein MALDVQEKAQIVADYQQAVGDTGSPEVQVALLTANINKLQGHFKANGKDHHSRRGLIRMVNQRRKLLDYLKGKDLSRYSALIGRLGLRR
- the truB gene encoding tRNA pseudouridine(55) synthase TruB, whose protein sequence is MAQVKRIRRNVSGIILLDKPLGFTSNAALQKVRWLLNAEKAGHTGSLDPLATGVLPLCFGEATKFSQYLLDSDKGYETLAQLGKTTTTADAEGEVLQERPVTVGRADVEAVLPKFRGQISQIPPMYSALKRDGQPLYKLARAGEVVEREPRSVTIARLELLAFEGDTARLAVDCSKGTYIRTLVEDIGEQLGCGAYVAELRRTQAGPFTLAQTVTLEELEAVHAEGGNEAVDRFLMPSDSGLQDWPLLHFSEASAFYWLNGQPVRAPDAPKFGMVRVQDHNGRFIGIGEVSEDGRIAPRRLIRSE
- the rbfA gene encoding 30S ribosome-binding factor RbfA, which encodes MAKEYSRTQRIGDQMQRELAQLIRREVKDPRVGLVTITAVEVSRDVGHAKIFITVMGQDSAEDIAQSIKVLNAAAGFLRMQLAREMKLRSVPQLHFHYDESVVRGAHLSALIERAVAEDNQHVVAAPEDTKE